DNA sequence from the Thunnus albacares chromosome 22, fThuAlb1.1, whole genome shotgun sequence genome:
GCCACTAGCACTTCATGTCATCTATTGGGGAGAATGTGATCAGTTTGGGGAGGCTGTATTCTTGCGTCTTTGGGGGTGAAGGTGTCTCTAGTGCGTCTAGATCCAGTGAGAAGGCCTTGTCGGTGGCTTCCACTGACTTTGCAGGCTCCGTTAGCCAGTCTCTGTCCAAACTGGGAGCACTGTGATCCAATAAAAGGCACTCAGGTGTCCTCTTCATGTTTTCCATGAAGGAACCAACATCACACCCCTGCTGGATCTGACCCAAATGATGACGACGTGTGCTTAATGGCAACTGCTTCGCCTCAGTCTTCAAGGAGGGGATGAGGAGCTCGTCGTCATCCTCCTCACTCTTCACATCTTCGTCATCGAGGCTCAGCAGACTGTCGCAGCTCGGCAGTTCAGGAAGAGTTTCGTTGTCCAGGCTGAACTGGATGGCGCTGCTGCCCGTGCCACTCGGGCTGTCTAGGGTCTCCTTGCTGAAGGTGTCCCACAACAGAGTGGACTTGAGTAAGACCCCCTGCTGGCTGACGGGGGGGCTTCTGTGCCTCGTGACAGTTGGGGTGAGATTGCAGGAGGCACTCTGGGCGGGTGCAGAGGGACTCTGCAACACATTATGAATCTCTTGGAGAGGTGTGAGCCGTCCTGTGAGGCTGTCGTTAAACCGCCGGATTTTCTCAGCTTTGTCTTCCTCAACTGCCTTTCGCCAGGAGTTCTTCACATCCAGAACTTGAGAAATTAAGgaagagggtaaaaaaaaaaaaaaaaattactaattGAAATAAGATTTAACCATCATGACATTctcaataaaactttaaaattttaaaacatgaagaCTGATAATACAACAGCTCATGACTTACTCAAACTCTCAGGTGTACGAGGCAGCTGCTTCCTAGTAGAGAAAGGATCTCCTTGTAGAGTGCTGAGAAGACCCTCCAAGTCCAAACCTTTGACCCTACCTTCTGTGGGAGTGGTTGCAGTTACAGCATCTgcaaactaacacacacatacacacacattgagtGTCTTAAGAATCCTTGCCCTAGTTTGCGTGACTCTAGTTTGAGAATCATCACTATACCTGATCTGCTAGGTTATCACATTCCATATCTAATATCTGAGTCTTGGTCCTCGTGGGAGTCACCTTCGGGCAAACACGGGGCGTCTTCCTCACACTGGCCTAAAAACAAGCACAGATTTGTTAAATACGGTTTATCAAAAGGGAACTGGTGAACACAAATTAGAAGGTGAAATGAATCCAATTAACAggacttcaaaaaaaaaaaaaaataaaatactgaagcTGAAATACAATGCCAGCCTGAGGTGGAGGTACTGATGGACTCAGGTAGTTTCAGAATCATCACAATACCTGGTCACTTAGATTATCACATTCCATGTCCATTTTCTGAGTCTTGGTCCTTGTGGGCGCCACCTTCGGGCAAACACGGGCCGTCTTCCTCACACTGGCCTAAAAACAAGtacagattttttaaacatgcTTTATTAAAAAAGGAGTTGGTGAGCACAATTAGAAGGTGAAGTGAATCCAATTGATGGGACCTCAaagactcccccccccccccccaaaaaaaacaagctgaaacagTACTAGCCTTAGGTGGTACTGATGGAGACTTCAGAGGAGGGGATGGAGGTGTGTCGAAAAGCCAATCAACAGTGGTATTTgcttgtgatgatgatgattcagtGGTGACAACAGGATGTTCAGTTGTCTCAGCTGATGCTGGGCAAGGactgtcaaaacacaaaaagcttgatttgttatttaaactaaaacacaaaaaaaacacattttgtaccTGTGCACAATAAAGTGTGTTTCCCCACCATTATATTTTTCTCATAATGCAATACAACTCAGGCACAGTGAAAGTAATACTGAGAGCACCTTAATGTAGCTATTAACAGCCAGCGATGGATCAGTGCAGGGTGGTAACTTCAAAGGGATGCTATTGTTTTTGTGGCTTACagctttaaattaattaaactgaGGACTGATAAATCCACAGCACTTTAGAGAAGCGGCATTATTTCttttgatgtgtaaatagaGTTTATGGTCTATGTAcacattttgtacttttacctgaaggtcttttgtttttttttggagtttAAACACCTGCTCTAGGTGCTTCTTAACTTTACCCTTCTGTTCTAAAAACAGTATTTATGCttaattttgctgtttttatacaCAACTCTGGATAATGAAAGTCTGGCAGAGATAAAGAATGTCTGCTCCGTATCTGTCCGTGGCGATTTCTCTCAATTCGCCGCGGTCATCAGAGAGCATGGATGCTGTAGGGAGGACTAGTGACGGACAGAGCACAGCTCAGGACTGCCCAGGTATCTGCCTCCCATCAGAAGCCGAACACACCAACCAACACACTTCAAATAGTATATTATGAACATGAATAATGCTGCCGTTACCTTTTGAGGTTCAATTTATAGCTGATGCCTTCCTGTGATTTATTCTCTGCAGGCTTCTCCTCTGAGAAAGTGTACAAATGACAATTATGAACAAAAAGCACCTATGCAACTTAATACATGGACAGTAATGTAATCAACTGTGCTCACCAAGAAGTTTAGCAGGATACTGAGAGAAGACACTACTTCCATAACTAGCTTCATCTGCCGGTTCAAACGACAGTCGAACCATTGGTGAGAGGAAGCCAAgagccttaaaaaaaaagaagaaaaagacagtcAATCTTTTCAGCTACACAGATAAATATGTTTTCGTTATGTGGTTATTCTTACAGTCTTGTTAATGGTGGAGAAAACAGACAGCATtgtgacatacagtaaactCAATAGGTCTTGTCCCCCTGTGAAATATTATAGCGTGTttagattctttttttaaaaatgtgtgactGTACTCTGAGGGACCACTCACAGGATCTTCATTCAGAAAAGAGACTAGGGGTGTGTCTTTCAGTATATCCATCCACTTCCTGTCCCACTCCGCCTCCAACTCTCTGATGCCACTGCTGACCTCAGGAATTTCTTCCTTGGAAATCTTCTGTCTGGTGGAGAAAAATATGGAACGTGGCAAGTTAATTCACTAGTATTAAACCCTTCACATTTCAGCTAGCAAGCAAGTTACAAAACCGCAAATAGCTGGAGAAGCATAAAATATCAATGTAACACAGAGGCACCTACCTGATGAGGTTAAGGTCCTGCAGCACACGTGCCATCTGCTGGCATTTCTCCTGCAGGTCCTGAGGATTGAGCTCTGGCCTGGGGGCATGGGAGACTCGACAGCGCTCCTCCCTCAGGAGCTGCAGCGCGTGGTTCAccagctcaaacacacacagaaggttCAGCTGGCCAGCTTCATACACATTCCCTGAACTCAA
Encoded proteins:
- the haus6 gene encoding HAUS augmin-like complex subunit 6: MANPALLQKKNGKYLWFALLGLGFEPNTAISLLVGKTNPKYINLGPNMFDKPNKDAFYIVTHFLLEKLNPTRFHEAFRHCWPVLTPKEDAEFRKVACAWLREIMDETANAGSKVVASLFLSPGGHRFISLMLHLASHVMLQDMKTFTTDDSWVPEAAAMPASSLDMAARSLDLIQARFLKTAVEQDRFLQDYQRQAQALGKSLKDIRADSAKYDELLKRHSSDSVQEGASSAEKTKKVRSLWSAIDGMLSSIKEEQHSMESVLKGDVDQKTLDGTDQVLKIPRCLLERIEKLPHQLSSGNVYEAGQLNLLCVFELVNHALQLLREERCRVSHAPRPELNPQDLQEKCQQMARVLQDLNLIRQKISKEEIPEVSSGIRELEAEWDRKWMDILKDTPLVSFLNEDPALGFLSPMVRLSFEPADEASYGSSVFSQYPAKLLEEKPAENKSQEGISYKLNLKSPCPASAETTEHPVVTTESSSSQANTTVDWLFDTPPSPPLKSPSVPPKASVRKTARVCPKVAPTRTKTQKMDMECDNLSDQASVRKTPRVCPKVTPTRTKTQILDMECDNLADQFADAVTATTPTEGRVKGLDLEGLLSTLQGDPFSTRKQLPRTPESLILDVKNSWRKAVEEDKAEKIRRFNDSLTGRLTPLQEIHNVLQSPSAPAQSASCNLTPTVTRHRSPPVSQQGVLLKSTLLWDTFSKETLDSPSGTGSSAIQFSLDNETLPELPSCDSLLSLDDEDVKSEEDDDELLIPSLKTEAKQLPLSTRRHHLGQIQQGCDVGSFMENMKRTPECLLLDHSAPSLDRDWLTEPAKSVEATDKAFSLDLDALETPSPPKTQEYSLPKLITFSPIDDMKC